One Paroedura picta isolate Pp20150507F chromosome 3, Ppicta_v3.0, whole genome shotgun sequence genomic window carries:
- the SOWAHA gene encoding ankyrin repeat domain-containing protein SOWAHA, translating into MAASALSQAAVLDFLLEHGGKVRNSELLSRFKPLLEPPGGGPEERAALRDTFKDFVNNVAVVKEQDGAKFVVLRKKLWRAWDGKEADVMPAEGRAGDGREEGSAGVLATGCSAACEAPHLSPEQETPEGNQGMAVAELKSLFQKGDMEGPKVPSGSDLWVPKAPPQKPCMLPVRCALPPRAVTGTEESPSQTEEPEAKAWLQVGPSVSVPSRSPYTKRRQLEESGSTSPYLRRVQKTQKVGEEAACEAAVPLDAAEHEWLVEATDGQWSQRLYGLLLSDKNLAGKRDFMSGFTALHWAAKSGNSDMVNKVIEVAEKGDVRVNVNTKSYGGYTPLHIAAIHGQEEIIALLVKDYNAKVNLRDYSGKKPYQYLKEGSSFAVRHLLRDPDLHTITGHNASIKKNAKVAASILSSTSTFLGVLSDDTAFYELTKGLKKPASFNKFLNAATAPRRKLKSRGTFSSYSSLSESLEEDQEEATTKRRPVSELFFGH; encoded by the coding sequence ATGGCCGCGTCCGCGCTGAGCCAGGCAGCCGTGCTGGACTTCTTGCTGGAGCATGGCGGGAAGGTGCGTAACTCCGAGCTGCTGAGCCGCTTTAAGCCGCTGCTGGAGCCGCCCGGCGGGGGTCCCGAAGAGCGAGCCGCCCTCCGCGACACTTTCAAGGACTTCGTCAACAACGTGGCCGTCGTGAAGGAGCAGGACGGGGCCAAGTTCGTGGTGCTCCGCAAGAAGCTCTGGCGTGCCTGGGACGGCAAGGAGGCGGACGTAATGCCTGCTGAGGGGCGAGCTGGCGACGGCCGGGAAGAAGGAAGCGCAGGCGTTTTGGCGACGGGCTGCTCGGCCGCATGCGAGGCCCCGCATCTCTCCCCTGAACAGGAAACACCTGAGGGGAACCAGGGAATGGCCGTGGCCGAGCTGAAGAGCCTCTTTCAGAAGGGCGACATGGAGGGGCCCAAAGTCCCCAGTGGCTCCGACCTGTGGGTCCCGAAGGCGCCCCCGCAGAAGCCCTGTATGTTGCCTGTGCGCTGTGCGctgcctcccagggctgtcacagGAACTGAGGAATCACCCTCCCAGACAGAGGAACCTGAAGCCAAAGCCTGGCTTCAGGTGGGACCATCTGTCAGCGTCCCGTCTAGGTCACCTTACACAAAGAGGCGGCAGCTTGAGGAGTCGGGCTCCACCTCCCCTTATCTGAGAAGGGTGCAGAAAACGCAGAAGGTGGGTGAGGAAGCTGCCTGTGAGGCTGCTGTCCCACTGGATGCCGCTGAACATGAGTGGTTGGTGGAAGCTACAGATGGCCAGTGGTCCCAGCGGCTTTATGGCCTCTTATTGAGTGACAAAAACCTGGCAGGCAAAAGGGATTTTATGTCTGGCTTCACTGCTCTGCACTGGGCTGCTAAAAGTGGGAACTCTGACATGGTGAATAAAGTCATAGAGGTGGCAGAGAAAGGTGACGTCCGTGTCAATGTGAATACCAAATCCTATGGAGGTTATACCCCACTCCACATTGCTGCAATACATGGACAAGAGGAAATCATCGCCCTGTTGGTCAAAGATTACAATGCCAAGGTGAACTTGAGAGACTACAGTGGGAAAAAACCATATCAATACCTAAAAGAAGGCTCTTCCTTTGCAGTTAGGCATCTCCTACGTGATCCTGATCTGCACACAATCACTGGCCACAATGCCTCTATCAAGAAGAATGCCAAAGTGGCTGCTTCAATTTTGAGTTCCACCAGCACCTTCCTTGGTGTTTTGTCTGATGACACTGCTTTCTATGAGCTGACCAAAGGCTTAAAGAAACCTGCATCATTTAATAAGTTTCTTAATGCAGCTACAGCCCCAAGGAGGAAGCTGAAATCCAGAGGGACTTTCTCATCATATTCTTCCTTATCTGAATCATTGGAGGAAGACCAGGAGGAAGCCACAACGAAACGTAGACCTGTTTCAGAGTTGTTTTTTGGTCACTAG